From Hippoglossus hippoglossus isolate fHipHip1 chromosome 14, fHipHip1.pri, whole genome shotgun sequence:
CAAGGGTGCATCTGATACTATACGATAATAGCGTTAGATTGGTGACGAACTGTCGTTATCAAAGTACATTGTGAAACACGTACTGTATGTTTCAGCATGTGCTAAACATCATGTGTTAACGGAGTAATGTGACCCGTCCTTGACATTATTAGTCAGTGCAATTATAATGTGGTCGAACAAATGACAGTGAATGAatctcttgtgtgttttaacaaaCAGTGAAGCACtggcatgctaacatgctaacacaaAGTTAGCAGCACAGTGATCATGGGGCTTTGAGTACAAATTAGGATAAGGTATTAAACAATTAGGGCAATAATCCaccattgttttatatttattgaaaCGAATTATTAAAAGTCAAATTctaaaaacatgaatatctTTAGGTTTTCGacagtatttttctttcaggCCCACTATTACAAGAAAACTTCATTTATCAGCTATTTGATGCAATAACAACGGGctgagatgtcatgattgacagccaaGACTGGCTCttgattggtcaagcatgtgtgTTGGATTGACCTTTAAACTGCGGACCCACGCCATGATCACTACTACGCAGACTCAAGCAACTCGAAAGATGCCAAaatgcaagatggcggcaccaatatccaagatattttggcttccaAGCTTCTTCACCTTTATTAAACTTGAGGAAGGGGGTTATATTGTGATTTTACTTGGTGACATACTTAACAAGATGGTCTTTGTGCAAGGCAGAGGAAGCcagattaattattttattactgATAATTGTTGAGTTCATTGTCGGACCCTTTAAAAAATCGTCGTAACACAAACCTACTGAGGCTGCTCCCACAAAATTCAGAGACCCGATGCAAGCTGTGGGATCTGTGCGGCGGAGTGGACCACAGTAGATATCAGGGGCTGGTTTAGTGGTGGGGAACAAGCAGCATGACATCCCCTGAGGCAGAGACGCTTGTAAGAACAACGTTTTCCATCTGATGAGCATTCGTAAATTAGTAGAAGCGTTATTCAGGGGTCGGGCTCTGTGCTTTCCAGTGCATAGCTAACTCAGCAGTCGGCTCTGACCAGAGCTCAGAGGCGGATTAGCAAGAGCGACAGCGTACAAATGAGCATTGAACTGAGCTGTGCACAAGTGGGCAggccacactgacacacaaagacacactatATTAAATATTACCACTGTGTAGCCCGATACCCTTGAGATATACAGTTACAAAAGAGAAGATGCACGTGaattgagtgtttgtttgtttttgatttacacagattaactgtgtttttgtttgactcaAATCCAAAGTTTGTTCATCTGCAACTAAAATGTCACTTCGGATGTGGAGCAGTGACGTGTCCCCTGGTGGATGCATGGTTATGACGGTGTCACATTTTGTCTCGGGAGGATATGAACCATGGAAAGTAGAAGAGTAGTAGAGTATTCTCACAAGCGTTGTTCCGTGCAAAGACCGAATGGATTTCACTCACACGGACATTGAGAAAACTGTACTTCTTGTTCCATGTTTATCAGGACTCACTGTGCTTTTGTGCTTTGGTATTTTACAGTCCATGTTATCATGAATGCATTCCTGTGTTATCACAGGGACACATATTTGCAAATCATCCTtgtaaaggaaaaacaacagtgataaatcaaaagcaaacaaatataTGATACATTTAAAGTGATAACATATCAAgtagatgaaataaaaacactggtATTGGTTTATTTATACTCATACTGTGTTTGCTCACTGATCTATAACAAACTCTAAGTTTGTTCACCTCCAACTAAAATGTCTCTACCTGTGTGGAGCAGTGACGAGTCCCCTGGTTGTAATTGTAGTATTTGCAAATACTAGATCAACTTCTTTCACATGGAGACTAATAAAACTGTACTTCTTCTACCATGTTTACCAGGACTCACTGTGCATTTATGCTcagatattttaaagtaaacatTATTATGAATGCATTCCCATATTATCACAGGGATATTTGCAAGTCATGCTTATAAAAAGGGAAATACCCCACTgataaatcaaaagcacacaaatatctaatacttttaaaataataaaaatatcaagtagatgaaataaaaaatactgttttattttttatatatactgtgttTGTTCACTGATAATGAACCAAAAAGTTTGTTTCACCTCTAACTAAAATGTCTCGATCTATGTGGTGGAGACGAGTTATCTGAGAGACGCTGGGTTTAGTTGTAGTTTTTCCAGTAATTGCAGTATCTGCAACGTACCATGCAAGTACCACCAAATCAATTTCACTCACACGAACACTGATAAAGCTGTATTTGCTGTAGTATTGTTCAATCCCTGTTATCATGACTGCATTCTCACAGTATCACAGGGACACATATCTGCAAATCATCCTtgtgaagggggggggaaacaacacTGATCAATCAAAAAggacacacaaatatatatataacacatttaaagtaataaaacatcaagtaggtgaaataaaaacactggtATTGTGTTTTAGTGTTATTTATACTGCGTCTGTTCACTGATAATAAACCCAAAGTTGGTTGATCTCTAAGTgaaatgtgtctctgtgcatgtgGAGCAGTGACGAGGACTGTGGTGGACGCAGGGTTGTAGTTTCTCAATTACATGCAAGGTTGGCAATTGCAGTATTCGCAACGTACCGTGCAAGTACTAAATACATTATTACTCACATCTACACTGATAATACTGTGCCTGCTCTAGTATTTTTCAGAGgtaacccccccaccaccaccctccgTTATATCATGCCTGTATTCCTACAGTATCCCAGGGACACATATCTGCAAATCATCCTTGtaagaaatgaaacaaacgCGGATGAAATCAAAATCCCGGGGAATCGATCCTCGATCCGAAGTCGTAAAAGGCCCGAGGAGGTGAAACAGAAGCAGCGGCACTGCGGCTAAACGCGGACCAGCAGCCGGTGCGGCGCGGTGCGGTGCGGTGCGGTGCGTTGAAACGGCAGAAAAACACCGCACACACGAAACAAGCTAACGGGAGCGAGCGGGGCACCGTTACTAGCTTAAAGCCCCCCGATGCTATAACGGAGCTCGGCTacggcagagggagagagagagaggtggggggggggtcgtaTTTTAAAGAGAAGTCACCGGTGAATGGAAGCGGGGAATGAACGCGGCTTTACCTCTCGCTGACCAGCACCGCGTCGGCCTCGCTCCAGTGCCGGAACACGCAGGGCAGCAGCCGCCTGAAGGCGAGGAACAGCCCGGGGAACACCACGGCGCCACACGCTAGAACTTGCAACATCCTGCCGGTCGCTCTGGCGCTTCCAACCGCGGCCCGGAGACGAGACTGGCTCCCTGCGGCCGCTCCGCGACTTCCAGCGGGTCACACGCCGCGCTGGGGCATGCTCACAAGGCCGGGGTTCGGTGCTTCTTCACCGGGGAAACAGTCCGACATCCAGACCCGAGCAGCACACACTCGTGCATggattctctctcacacacacacacacagacacacacgcgcactGTCCAGCTAGCGGTGAGGGGACACACGTAACTTCCGGTGGGGACTGTCACAGTAAAAGTCCTGACCCGGCGCCGGAACCACTTGAGTTTTTCACAGCGGGGGAAATAAAAGGCAGATTCgatgctcttattttgaaggtcaAAACTTTACCCAGGTCATTTGGATcatgaacaaattaaaataaatagtttgtcttttattcttaATTAAACAAATTGTCTTTTATTCTAAATTGTTATAATtagtttgtcttttattctacatttaaatcaatagtttttgtcttttattctgaGTTTTATTTTGCGACAAACTTACTTTTACatgtaaatgttaataataaatcaattgtAATAGTATGAATGatggtaaaaataataaaaataaggaTAGTGGCATAAtgataaaattatataattataataatgatgacaataaaaaatgacatcataataataaaacataataactttacatagcacctttcaaggtacccaaggacactttacaGGTTAAGGAAAGcatataaagtaataaataaataaaaataagccAAGTGAAAATAATGCTACAATGATAGGAAGTACATTCAATCAAGTACTAAAATTTGAGGTACTTCTAGTATCACCAATTGGTGACACTTCACACTTTTACTCGactacattttaattattgtagTCAAATATATAAGTAAAGCTGAAGTGGGTAGTTCATTTGACCTTTGAGTCATTTTACATGGAAAAAAATGCCAAACCTTTGATGGTTCCGGCTTTTCAAACGTGATAACTTGCTGCTTCTCATCTTAAATAATTTGAATGATTACTGATTGAACAATTAAACTATTGAGAAAATACTAAGATTAATccataacataaaataataattaatcctATAAAGAACCATTCACAGAAAATACTTTTACATATCAAAGCAAATATTAAGCAAACACATATAAAGCAATAATAATCAaggagtacttttacttttaatgctGGAAATATTTTGTTGATTACTCTTACATAAGTTTAATTCagtattttttcatattttgcaaACTCAATACAGGCTTAATATCATCttataaaatctataaaatgtgAGCAAATATAAGCCTTTATGCAGTGACTCTGTGAAATATGATCATTTACTTGGAGAAAAACTAGAAGAAAAACCCAGTTTGTGGTGAATGTGATAAAgacaatgagcagcagcaggaagtgggGTTTATGTTTACTGCTGGAAATGACCAGATGGCAGAATAAAGTCTGAAACAAACAGTAAATGTGTCCAAAAGGGGCTGAGTGGTGAAAACATGGCCACTGTTGAACCCACACAGTCTCAATGGGCCTGTCTGTGGTCTGTCTGTGCTCAACTGAGACTATCAGCCCTCAGATCTTGCTATCAGCTGTAAAGTAAGCACTCCTTTCAAAGTCAATTGACCCGGCTTCACTGGTCTTGATGAGGAGTGTCTGATGGCCGCCTTGCTTCGAGATTCACCAACATGTGACAGGACATGTAAGTTACACCAACACACAGCAAACTGCTCTCAACACTATGGATTTTCTAAACATCAGGGTCATCATGgtttcttttcactttatttttattagtttaGTATTTTAAGACGACACACTTGGGTTAGCAGTGCAACAACAGGTTTATGGTATTTCGATGAATGACTGATAATGCGCACTGTTAGTTCATTAAAGACTGAGAGTAGGTTTTATAGacttacattacattttgatggACCAGAACAAAGCTGCCAGACACATATTTCTGCCATGAAGTTCTGTCTTATTGCTTTACAAAGTCCTTTTAACTCACATGTTCAAGAGCTTCTATTTGTTGTGTCCTATTTCCCCCCCTAACTTTTATAACTGATTAATCCGGTTATTATTTCCTTAGTTAATTATTGTTCTCTTTTCTCTTAAAAATGTCAGAGTATTGTGGAAATGGCCATCACTTGTTTTGTGTCACCATAAATTGTATACACAGGACATGACAGCTTATTTggagcgccccctggtggctggctgcagtatagatcataaagTCTACCCCcctccacgttagcagatgggacatgggccaaactaaaaactcaaagtacaCTTTAAATAAgatatttggcatttttaaTTCGTTGGGAaaaatagtttattattattgattaattccTATTAATCGGTTTCAGCTCTAATTCTTATGGGTTCTCAGAATACAAGATATCATGTATTTGATGGTAAATCAATGCAATTTTCTCTTCAGGTCTTAAAATAAGTCTTGTTACTGGAAGACTATATATAAGACGTATTCTTATATAAATGCAAGTACATTCACTGAAGGAAACCTAAATAATGAAAAACGTTTCCAATATACTCTGTTGAAACTGTTCAGAGTTAATCACTGACTAAGTTAAGTCTTCAGCCAATCAGTATTAAAGTCTAATGTTGTACACCATGCACCGTGACTCACAGATAACTGTAACTATTGTACATTAAAAGCACTGGGGCATTTCCAAATTTCATTTCTTGGAGTGCATCAGCTAGTGTATCAGTTGCTTCAGATAAGACGTCACTAAGATTTATATGACTGTGGAATTTGCTTCCTGAATATTCATTGTTTCCTCACTGCCACAATCAGAGCATAATTAGcacaattgttttttattgcctTTGCGTGCCAGTGTTAACTTTCTATTTCCAGTAACCTGCTCTCAAGACTTTCATAGGTTTTGAAGGTGTGGTGAGCTCCGCCTCTCGATGTCAGGTGTAACCTCATCACCTTTCACAAAGGCATTGATGGACTCAAAAAACAATAGATTCACTAAAGTCTAAAAGTCTAAGTTTATGTCATCGCTTTTTTAGAACTGCTGGACAGTTACAGGTACATATTTACCATACTGGCCACAGTGCCTCCAGAACTACAGACTCTATATGCTCGATTTGCAAGGACGGTTCGGTGGAGTCTCTCCTCCAGACCAAAGTGCAGTACCATAAAAACAGGTATGGTACgccccaaaaaaaaccaaagaTGTCACAAGTATTATAAAGTAAAGGTATCAGTTGTCATAACTGAGATGAGCAAATCCTGCCTTGTTGTCATACACATTCCCTGATGTCAGAGAAATTAAACTGTAGCCTCTTTTACTGTGCATGCTACTGTCGGGCGCTCTCGAGTGCTCTGTCGCTCTGTTACAACTATCTATCTCTGGAAGGTGTTTATTTTCCACGAGGAAGGTGTGTAGTAGCACTAAGGTCAGAAATGTGGAAATCCTACAAACAGGTGCTTTTAAGGGAACTCCACTGATTTGAGACGCCAGCATCTAACAACAAGTCTTAACCGAGTGCTACTGCACACgtgaaaatattgtttaaacGTGTTTTTGTGTCCAGAGGAAGTTACGTCTGATAAATTTGACCCACAAGATGTTAACTTGAGGAAGACGAGGGAAGCAGCTCCAATCTGCATCAGCTGCTACGAGCATAATGTTCCCAAATAACCAACTGAGTGTGGGACTTCATTAACGTTTTGGTTTAATCTACACGAAaaccaaagtgaaaaaaatgtggACATTCGTCAACTTTCCGATGGTattgttctttctgtttctattgCTATTTCTCGTATAGGGGAGTATAGTGGAATAACCCCCCTGGAGTTTGGAAGCTCTGTTTCCAGAGACgttttacaaacacatttacacatgaaTGTCAACGGTTTCTCTTTTGTATCGGCCGTCAGCAGGGACAACACTGTTTAGGCTGCAGGAAATCTTTTCTTCTGGCAGGTTGATCCCTGGGAAAAACAGCGTATCCATGTGAATGAAATGCTCATGTGCTATGGCGACCGTGTGTTTTCAGCTACGGTCTGATGGACAGCTCGCCAAGCAGAGCGAAGTGAGGACCATTCAGACAGCAACTTTATTTCTCAGTCTTTACGAGTATATCTTCTTACGCTATATTATAACTAATGTTTCTGACAAGGAAGAAGAGCAATTCACTCAGTAAGTCCTGTAACTCAAGATAgctatatattttatttatttatatgtggaTTTGGCTGCTGCCCCTGAtggtggattttctttttcctggacTACTTGTTCACTTAAGGTTAATGCATtaatgcagacagacagacagacagatagatatatagatagatagatatatagataggtagatagatagatagatagatagatagatagatagatagatagatagatagatagatagatagatagatagatagatagatagatagatattgaTGATAAGGGAAATTTAGGACCAAAAGTCCCAGTTGATACCTGTCAGGTAAATAAGTCGTTTTGGCAAAATGACCAACACTGTAATTTCCGTTCGAGGGAATCGTGAACATGCATATCTGACATGTTCAGGATTGGCTGTCACTAAGATTAAGTGAAAAAGTGGAATAGTCTAATCCATCATATGCCAAAAAAAAGGGTGGTCATCACGCCGCTGCAGCCTTGACCTCAAACACTCTCAACTCAGTTTACATTCAGAAAAAGTCCAAAGTCTGTCGAATGCAGTAAGTgtgccataaaaaaaaaataaagcccCATGGTTAGGATTAATAAACCTATCAAATCACTATGTGTATTGTATCCCtgcacaaacacccacacactcataTGTTCAGGTGGGAGGGCTGCAGCTGATGGGCTGGTGTGATAAAGTGGTGATAAAAGCAGGTGTTCGGAGAATATCCTTCCCTTACAGAAGAATCGCTGACAGCCTCTCAGGTGAGTTGTACCTTTCCTCTTAGATCTAAACAGGCAAAATCATGGTATGCACACAAaagtttttaatttatctgaGAATCCAAGTATCTTTGTGCTCGTTTCCTTTAATCTCAAACTCCTTTCCGTGAAATGATCAGGCGGAAATATTTCGTCTCTCTGATGTTCACAAATACATTAGATTTGAGAAATATATACAGATATTAAATTAAGTAAGTCAGGAGGATGAGAATCGACTAAACTCTGATATGTTCTGCATGATTTACATAAATGATAGATCTGGGTGGCACTTTTTTACTAAACGGGGTGAAACTAAATGAGTTTAGGTGgattttatttgtgaataagTTTGTCTTTTCACACATGACAATGCAGGGGCGGGTATAATTGACGTGGTGAGGATACTTCTCCAGTTTGCGACGGGGGAAAGTTGGATAAGGTCGAATGTCGCAGACAGGAAAGAGTGaaatatgatgtgtgtgtttgcacagaaatgaactgtgtctctgtgtttgtgtttcagaacAGCTCCAAACACTTAATTCCTGTTTTTGTGACGCTGACACATAAATCTGGGACAATGCAACTGAATCACGTCATTGTGACTCTCTGCCTTCTTGGCGCAGGTAAAGAAAAATATCCATACAGACCTTTTAAAAGAAATTGTTGGTACCACTATCAAATGAGGTTCCCTAAAGAAAGAGTTGCTGTACTTGATGCTATTATTTATCCTTTGGTAATAAATAATTTACCATAGCCTGATATATACAAGTCATATTAAGAACATATTTATTGCCAGGTTGGTTGAAATCCCAGGCtactgtgttttctgcttgaTAAGGATGCAGTACTAAACGTTGGCCTTCCATTCATCAATGTTTCTCACTTTTCTCTAACAGTGGTGTGAAGGTTTAGTCGTTTATTAAGGATTGTACGGACTAAAGATGCTAAACTGATGTTGGTCTAGATTTTAAGAACGTAGTTGAACCAGTTATCTCAACCTGCCAACACAAACCGTGCTCTTCACATTGCTTATGATTGATTTACGAAGCTTTACTTAACTATTTATTAACCATTTATTAGGCCACTATTAAAAGTAATAACCCTTTGATAAATTGTACCATGAGAGAAGGTCAAACCAgaacttccccccccccccccccccccccccccccccccccccccccccactgggaGCCTATAGGAGCTTCTACCATCTGAAACTATACCAGTGGGCTTAGACAACAATACACGTGGGTCAGTGTGAGACCTCTGATCCATAAAtacaaaaagtataaaaatatcagcataaggttatgttttcttctaaTCTCGTAAAAATCCCCATGACGCTCTTTTCTATGCAATAAACTGAGatgatgaaatggaaaataaggCGTGGAACAATGAGCCTTTTAATCTCTAAGAAGTCGAAACCGCACTGTTTTTTATTGGCTTGTACCAAACCCAACCTCAACCTTTACCCATGCAACACTCTCATATTAATATGTATAATACTTTTGTTTATTGCAAATTAAATGTATTGCTTTACAACTATTTGAAGGGAACCTCTGGAAATAAAGGAACTTACAGTTGCTGCATTTCCTAATGGTTGATGGTAGAAGGTTTATAGCTTCAGTCATAAATGTTGACCGTGTTTGTTAAAAGGGTTAGACACAGTTATTGTGGCACTAAACTGGTGCTGTTGAGTCAAAGATTAGATTTATTATGGACTACATATCCTCATTGTAAAACATGTCCTGTACtacattaattaaataaagtcaTCCCATGGACCTATCTTCAATATTTTGCCACAAATACTGTTTGATGCTAGATTTGAATGATTCTTTTTCAAcccttttctgtcttttggCTCTTTCTGTCACAGTGGCTTTGTGTCGAGGACAGGAGCCCACCAAAGTACCTACGCTTACATCTGTCGCTCCCTCAAATGGTCCATCCAGCCCAGACCCAGCGACACAAACGGAAGCATCAGGAACCAAAGTGCCTGATGCCACTGCCACTGAGCCTGATGCCACTGCCACTGGGCCTGTTCCCGGTACCCCTGTGACAGACCCTGCTGCCCCTGTGACAGACCCCGCTGCCCCTGTGACAGACCCCGCTGCCCCTGTCACAGACCCCACTGCCCCTGTGACAGACCCCACTACCCCTGTGAAAGACCCCACTACCCCTAAGCCCGTGGAAGAAGTTGACCCTGGGCTTTCCGGTGGCGCCATAGCTGGCATCACCATCGGCTCCATCGCTGGAGTGGCTGCAGTTGGTGAGTACAGTGCACAAGGACTCTGGAGGCCGGTTCTcaccaagaaaacaaaactgatgaAAAGTTTTGGATTGGTAGAAGCAGAATACTCCCAATTGGGCCTTTTTTAAAGTCCAAATGAGTCAAACTTACGACCTCATGATTTAGAGACAAGTGAAAATGATAAGATGATACACGACTTACATTCTTTGCCATCTTATTATCATATAACTCACCCTCCATAATTTTAACTTTGTAAAACTCCGAGTTTTTCACTGCCACATAAATGTTGCTTTTCTACTCAGACTTGGTATTTGAGCATTTTGACGAAGTGCAACATTTCATCTAGTATTTCTTAATCACAAGTTTTTATATCGAGCTTTGCTTCAatctgttatttgtttgtttaatctttgtgaatgtgaatgtgaatcagCCGTCAGTCTGAACCAGGGTCAGTTCTCCTGTCGAGCAGCGAGCAAACACACGCAAACTAGCAATACAAGGAAAACGAAGTAAAAATGTGGCAAAAAACTAGAATGTAATGAGTGAACAGTTCgtgaacaaacactgaaaagcatctgtctatctttttttttcaggtggTGGTATCTTTGGTGCGTTGAAGTTCACCGGGAGGATCTGAGACTAGTTCCAGCCAAACAGCAGTTTAAATAGCAAAGCATAGTAAACAATAACCATCCTAGACTGATTAATAAGTGACCATATTAACCGAATAAAGAAAAGGCCCAAATGTCTGAAAGGCCCAATGAGAGAATATACTTGTGTTTATAACCTAGAGGATGATTTAATGGGCCGGGAGGAAGACATGTGCAGATCGGAAAAAAACATCCCATAGTtgatcaaaacatgttttgctaTATAGAAGTTAAGTTAAAAAATTGTACAAATCGCTTTTTGAAAAATTGAAAAGAAACTGCTAAggtgtttaatttttttttttttttttttttcaatctgtaaatattaacaataatgaGCCGGATTTcctaatatgtatttttttatatttggagCATGTGCAAAGGGGGAAAATAAATTACCGTTGGGATC
This genomic window contains:
- the LOC117774553 gene encoding merozoite surface protein CMZ-8-like, giving the protein MQLNHVIVTLCLLGAVALCRGQEPTKVPTLTSVAPSNGPSSPDPATQTEASGTKVPDATATEPDATATGPVPGTPVTDPAAPVTDPAAPVTDPAAPVTDPTAPVTDPTTPVKDPTTPKPVEEVDPGLSGGAIAGITIGSIAGVAAVGGGIFGALKFTGRI